A single window of Enoplosus armatus isolate fEnoArm2 chromosome 22, fEnoArm2.hap1, whole genome shotgun sequence DNA harbors:
- the adipor2 gene encoding adiponectin receptor protein 2 — translation MSPREKGDTPTSGPTSHLSTSECPSHNGSVPECDEEKRINEEDDRGREGEEKEEEDEKSSDEGFMGMTPLLQAHHAMERMEEFVHKVWEGRWRVIPHDVLPDWLKDNDFLLHGHRPPMPSFRACFKSIFRIHTETGNIWTHLLGCLFFLCLGLMYMFRPNMSFVAPVQEKVVIGMFFLGAILCLSFSWLFHTVYCHSEGVSRVFSKLDYSGIAFLIMGSFVPWLYYSFYCSPQPCFIYLIVVCILGLAAITVSQCDFFATPQYRGVRAGVFVGLGLSGVVPTLHFVISEGLIKATTMGQMGWLLLMATLYITGACLYAARIPERFFPGKCDIWFHSHQLFHILVVAGAFVHFHGVSNLQEFRYTAGAGCAEDGTL, via the exons agtGTCCCAGAGTGCGACGAGgagaaaagaataaatgaagaggatgacagaggaagagaaggagaggagaaggaggaagaggatgagaagaGCAGTGATGAAGGTTTCATGGGAATGACACCGCTGCTGCAGGCTCACCATGCCATGGAAAGGATGGAGGAGTTTGTACACAAG GTGTGGGAGGGCCGGTGGCGTGTCATACCTCACGACGTGCTCCCCGATTGGCTGAAGGACAACGACTTCCTGCTCCACGGCCACAGGCCGCCCATGCCTTCATTTCGCGCCTGCTTCAAGAGCATCTTCAGAATCCACACAGAGACGGGAAACATCTGGACACATCTGCTAG gctgtttgtttttcctctgtctggGTCTGATGTACATGTTCAGGCCCAACATGTCGTTCGTGGCTCCGGTCCAGGAGAAGGTGGTGATCGGGATGTTTTTCCTGGGAGCcatcctctgcctctccttctcctggCTCTTCCACACAGTGTACTGCCACTCTGAGGGCGTCTCCAGAGTCTTCTCCAA GTTGGACTACAGTGGGATCGCCTTCCTGATCATGGGCTCGTTCGTCCCTTGGTTGTACTACTCCTTCTACTGCTCCCCTCAGCCCTGCTTCATCTACCTGATAGTGGTGTGCATACTGGGACTGGCTGCCATCACTGTGTCCCAGTGTGACTTCTTCGCCACACCGCAGTACAGAGGAGTCAGAGCAG GAGTGTTTGTGGGTCTGGGTCTGAGTGGCGTGGTTCCCACCCTGCACTTTGTCATCAGCGAGGGTCTGATCAAAGCCACCACCATGGGTCAGATGGGCTGGCTGCTGCTCATGGCGACACTCTACATCACCGGAGCCTGTCTGTACGCCGCTCGCATCCCAGAGAGGTTCTTCCCTGGCAAGTGTGACATCTGG TTCCACTCCCACCAGTTGTTCCACATCTTGGTGGTCGCCGGGGCTTTCGTTCATTTTCACGGCGTCTCCAACCTGCAGGAGTTTCGCTACACGGCGGGAGCAGGCTGCGCCGAGGACGGCACTCtctaa